The Siniperca chuatsi isolate FFG_IHB_CAS linkage group LG7, ASM2008510v1, whole genome shotgun sequence genome includes a window with the following:
- the znf296 gene encoding zinc finger protein 296 isoform X2 produces MVVPNLICHGPGEPSYFTCQQCEGVFSSAWALLQHAQHTHSFSIYQEDEEDDTDMRGGGRGGLKDHKPAAATLDPRHLSQALASAFQPSGLRLSRSRQTHTTTSSSSSSNPQALNFSVQLRELAEGNNNTTGSSPGGLMLSPSSSPPAASPFPQTSALQADFHCEPCGQNFHSLRALSSHRRTHTCDRPYHCGVCGQAFAQSGQLARHIRSHHREAGSGGSGYESVEMVVMEEDVGRQGMRGRFQMQPVGTMGKGDLKAQGPSELDLKLPKHPAIASGLMLLTSQVRPADRELLRLYQRQREVGDGGEEEAEGQGEPQHTSPCASPSEGSLESGETGGSGESGIASGNCTPKRPEMGDRVRGVGEWENERGEVIERETEWSEVVQEWQRENERRSVGGGVSSGGNNNNNNTTAGSAGKKKKDEACEYCGKQFRNSSNLTVHRRSHTGERPYRCGLCNYACAQSSKLTRHMKTHGAQGAKASFLCQLCAVPFTVYATLEKHLKKVHGLSHASVGAYAQASAADTLAAIKAEEVVVVKMEEDEASLDQIEMESKMQSDVVKSMEVEEGQSQAACVENRGSPAIVGDLPPESNAEVSLALTSAP; encoded by the exons ATGGTCGTGCCAAACCTAATATGTCACG GTCCGGGGGAGCCCTCCTATTTCACCTGCCAGCAGTGTGAAGGCGTGTTTTCATCTGCATGGGCGCTCTTACAGCAcgctcagcacacacactccttcagCATCTACCAAGAGGACGAGGAAGATGACACAGacatgagaggaggaggaagaggagggctTAAAGATCACAAGCCTGCTGCAGCCACTCTGGACCCTCGCCACCTGAGCCAAGCTCTTGCCTCTGCCTTTCAGCCCTCCGGCCTGCGCCTCAGTCGCTCCCGTcagacacacaccaccacctcctcctcctcctccagtaaCCCGCAGGCTCTGAACTTTTCAGTGCAGCTCAGGGAGCTTGCCGAGGGGAATAATAACACCACCGGCAGCTCCCCCGGAGGCCTGATGCTGTCTCCGTCCTCTTCTCCACCAGCAGCTTCTCCCTTTCCTCAGACTAGCGCCCTCCAGGCTGACTTCCACTGCGAGCCGTGTGGTCAGAACTTCCACTCCCTGCGCGCTCTGTCCTCCCACCGCCGGACTCACACTTGCGACAGGCCCTATCACTGTGGAGTGTGCGGGCAGGCCTTTGCCCAGAGCGGCCAGCTGGCCCGTCACATAAGGAGCCATCACAGGGAGGCTGGAAGTGGAGGAAGTGGATATGAGTCGGTGGAGATGGTCGTGATGGAGGAGGATGTAGGGAGGCAGGGGATGAGAGGGAGGTTTCAAATGCAGCCAGTTGGAACCATGGGAAAGGGAGACTTGAAAGCTCAGGGCCCGTCCGAGCTAGACCTGAAGCTGCCCAAACACCCCGCCATAGCTTCAGGCCTGATGCTGCTGACCTCGCAGGTTAGACCGGCAGACAGGGAGCTACTGAGGCTGTACCAGCGCCAGAGAGAGGTGGgagatggaggggaggaggaggcagaggggcAGGGGGAGCCTCAGCACACCTCACCCTGCGCCAGCCCCTCTGAAGGCTCGCTGGAGAGCGGAGAGACAGGGGGCAGCGGTGAGAGTGGTATTGCTAGTGGCAACTGCACGCCCAAACGGCCAGAGATGGGCGACAGAGTGCGAGGAGTTGGAGAGTGGGAGAATGAAAGAGGAGAGGTCatagagagggagacagagtggAGCGAGGTTGTGCAAGAATGGCAGAGGGAGAATGAGCGGAGGAGTGTAGGAGGAGGTGTCAGCAGCGGAggaaacaacaataacaacaatactACTGCCGGTTCAGCTGGTAAGAAGAAGAAAGACGAAGCCTGCGAGTATTGTGGTAAGCAGTTCAGGAACAGCAGCAACCTGACTGTACACCGCCGCAGCCACACAGGTGAACGGCCCTACCGCTGCGGCCTCTGCAACTACGCCTGCGCTCAGAGTTCAAAGTTAACGCGCCACATGAAGACCCACGGCGCCCAGGGAGCTAAGGCTTCCTTTTTGTGTCAGTTGTGCGCGGTGCCCTTCACCGTCTACGCCACTCTGGAGAAACACCTGAAGAAAGTCCACGGCCTGAGTCACGCCAGTGTAGGAGCGTACGCACAGGCCAGCGCCGCAGACACTTTGGCTGCTATAAAAGCTGAAGAAGTAGTGGTGGTGAAAATGGAGGAGGATGAAGCCAGTTTGGATCAGATAGAAATGGAGAGCAAAATGCAGAGTGATGTGGTGAAAAGcatggaggtggaggaggggcaAAGCCAAGCGGCATGTGTGGAGAACAGAGGGAGTCCAGCCATAGTGGGGGATCTCCCACCTGAGAGCAACGCAGAGGTGAGCTTAGCTTTGACTTCTGCGCCATGA
- the znf296 gene encoding zinc finger protein 296 isoform X3 — protein sequence MKQKKTAGPGEPSYFTCQQCEGVFSSAWALLQHAQHTHSFSIYQEDEEDDTDMRGGGRGGLKDHKPAAATLDPRHLSQALASAFQPSGLRLSRSRQTHTTTSSSSSSNPQALNFSVQLRELAEGNNNTTGSSPGGLMLSPSSSPPAASPFPQTSALQADFHCEPCGQNFHSLRALSSHRRTHTCDRPYHCGVCGQAFAQSGQLARHIRSHHREAGSGGSGYESVEMVVMEEDVGRQGMRGRFQMQPVGTMGKGDLKAQGPSELDLKLPKHPAIASGLMLLTSQVRPADRELLRLYQRQREVGDGGEEEAEGQGEPQHTSPCASPSEGSLESGETGGSGESGIASGNCTPKRPEMGDRVRGVGEWENERGEVIERETEWSEVVQEWQRENERRSVGGGVSSGGNNNNNNTTAGSAGKKKKDEACEYCGKQFRNSSNLTVHRRSHTGERPYRCGLCNYACAQSSKLTRHMKTHGAQGAKASFLCQLCAVPFTVYATLEKHLKKVHGLSHASVGAYAQASAADTLAAIKAEEVVVVKMEEDEASLDQIEMESKMQSDVVKSMEVEEGQSQAACVENRGSPAIVGDLPPESNAEVSLALTSAP from the exons ATGAAGCAGAAAAAGACAGCAG GTCCGGGGGAGCCCTCCTATTTCACCTGCCAGCAGTGTGAAGGCGTGTTTTCATCTGCATGGGCGCTCTTACAGCAcgctcagcacacacactccttcagCATCTACCAAGAGGACGAGGAAGATGACACAGacatgagaggaggaggaagaggagggctTAAAGATCACAAGCCTGCTGCAGCCACTCTGGACCCTCGCCACCTGAGCCAAGCTCTTGCCTCTGCCTTTCAGCCCTCCGGCCTGCGCCTCAGTCGCTCCCGTcagacacacaccaccacctcctcctcctcctccagtaaCCCGCAGGCTCTGAACTTTTCAGTGCAGCTCAGGGAGCTTGCCGAGGGGAATAATAACACCACCGGCAGCTCCCCCGGAGGCCTGATGCTGTCTCCGTCCTCTTCTCCACCAGCAGCTTCTCCCTTTCCTCAGACTAGCGCCCTCCAGGCTGACTTCCACTGCGAGCCGTGTGGTCAGAACTTCCACTCCCTGCGCGCTCTGTCCTCCCACCGCCGGACTCACACTTGCGACAGGCCCTATCACTGTGGAGTGTGCGGGCAGGCCTTTGCCCAGAGCGGCCAGCTGGCCCGTCACATAAGGAGCCATCACAGGGAGGCTGGAAGTGGAGGAAGTGGATATGAGTCGGTGGAGATGGTCGTGATGGAGGAGGATGTAGGGAGGCAGGGGATGAGAGGGAGGTTTCAAATGCAGCCAGTTGGAACCATGGGAAAGGGAGACTTGAAAGCTCAGGGCCCGTCCGAGCTAGACCTGAAGCTGCCCAAACACCCCGCCATAGCTTCAGGCCTGATGCTGCTGACCTCGCAGGTTAGACCGGCAGACAGGGAGCTACTGAGGCTGTACCAGCGCCAGAGAGAGGTGGgagatggaggggaggaggaggcagaggggcAGGGGGAGCCTCAGCACACCTCACCCTGCGCCAGCCCCTCTGAAGGCTCGCTGGAGAGCGGAGAGACAGGGGGCAGCGGTGAGAGTGGTATTGCTAGTGGCAACTGCACGCCCAAACGGCCAGAGATGGGCGACAGAGTGCGAGGAGTTGGAGAGTGGGAGAATGAAAGAGGAGAGGTCatagagagggagacagagtggAGCGAGGTTGTGCAAGAATGGCAGAGGGAGAATGAGCGGAGGAGTGTAGGAGGAGGTGTCAGCAGCGGAggaaacaacaataacaacaatactACTGCCGGTTCAGCTGGTAAGAAGAAGAAAGACGAAGCCTGCGAGTATTGTGGTAAGCAGTTCAGGAACAGCAGCAACCTGACTGTACACCGCCGCAGCCACACAGGTGAACGGCCCTACCGCTGCGGCCTCTGCAACTACGCCTGCGCTCAGAGTTCAAAGTTAACGCGCCACATGAAGACCCACGGCGCCCAGGGAGCTAAGGCTTCCTTTTTGTGTCAGTTGTGCGCGGTGCCCTTCACCGTCTACGCCACTCTGGAGAAACACCTGAAGAAAGTCCACGGCCTGAGTCACGCCAGTGTAGGAGCGTACGCACAGGCCAGCGCCGCAGACACTTTGGCTGCTATAAAAGCTGAAGAAGTAGTGGTGGTGAAAATGGAGGAGGATGAAGCCAGTTTGGATCAGATAGAAATGGAGAGCAAAATGCAGAGTGATGTGGTGAAAAGcatggaggtggaggaggggcaAAGCCAAGCGGCATGTGTGGAGAACAGAGGGAGTCCAGCCATAGTGGGGGATCTCCCACCTGAGAGCAACGCAGAGGTGAGCTTAGCTTTGACTTCTGCGCCATGA
- the znf296 gene encoding zinc finger protein 296 isoform X1: MSRRKLGSRPQHLSAIQDVTDMVDGTTSSEDRPPPPPPQVQASDEGRDLLTCGQCSRAFPLAHILAFIQHKQGGCRSQSQTPNTNATPPSPANRAQQHVANAELGPGFIELRRGAAKDRAWGEEPGVKVKAEHHKAGPGEPSYFTCQQCEGVFSSAWALLQHAQHTHSFSIYQEDEEDDTDMRGGGRGGLKDHKPAAATLDPRHLSQALASAFQPSGLRLSRSRQTHTTTSSSSSSNPQALNFSVQLRELAEGNNNTTGSSPGGLMLSPSSSPPAASPFPQTSALQADFHCEPCGQNFHSLRALSSHRRTHTCDRPYHCGVCGQAFAQSGQLARHIRSHHREAGSGGSGYESVEMVVMEEDVGRQGMRGRFQMQPVGTMGKGDLKAQGPSELDLKLPKHPAIASGLMLLTSQVRPADRELLRLYQRQREVGDGGEEEAEGQGEPQHTSPCASPSEGSLESGETGGSGESGIASGNCTPKRPEMGDRVRGVGEWENERGEVIERETEWSEVVQEWQRENERRSVGGGVSSGGNNNNNNTTAGSAGKKKKDEACEYCGKQFRNSSNLTVHRRSHTGERPYRCGLCNYACAQSSKLTRHMKTHGAQGAKASFLCQLCAVPFTVYATLEKHLKKVHGLSHASVGAYAQASAADTLAAIKAEEVVVVKMEEDEASLDQIEMESKMQSDVVKSMEVEEGQSQAACVENRGSPAIVGDLPPESNAEVSLALTSAP; the protein is encoded by the exons ATGTCCAGGCGCAAACTTGGAAGCAGACCGCAGCACCTGAGTGCAATTCAAG ATGTCACTGACATGGTGGATGGCACCACTTCATCAGAAGaccggcctcctcctcctcctccgcagGTCCAAGCGTCTGACGAGGGTCGTGACCTCCTGACCTGCGGCCAGTGCAGCCGGGCCTTCCCCCTCGCCCACATCCTGGCGTTCATCCAGCACAAACAGGGCGGCTGCCGCTCCCAAAGCCAAACTCCAAACACCAACGCCACACCCCCCTCACCTGCCAACCGAGCACAGCAGCACGTCGCCAACGCCGAGCTGGGGCCGGGCTTCATCGAGCTGAGGAGAGGGGCGGCCAAGGACAGAGCCTGGGGGGAGGAGCCCGGAGTGAAGGTGAAGGCGGAGCACCACAAAGCAG GTCCGGGGGAGCCCTCCTATTTCACCTGCCAGCAGTGTGAAGGCGTGTTTTCATCTGCATGGGCGCTCTTACAGCAcgctcagcacacacactccttcagCATCTACCAAGAGGACGAGGAAGATGACACAGacatgagaggaggaggaagaggagggctTAAAGATCACAAGCCTGCTGCAGCCACTCTGGACCCTCGCCACCTGAGCCAAGCTCTTGCCTCTGCCTTTCAGCCCTCCGGCCTGCGCCTCAGTCGCTCCCGTcagacacacaccaccacctcctcctcctcctccagtaaCCCGCAGGCTCTGAACTTTTCAGTGCAGCTCAGGGAGCTTGCCGAGGGGAATAATAACACCACCGGCAGCTCCCCCGGAGGCCTGATGCTGTCTCCGTCCTCTTCTCCACCAGCAGCTTCTCCCTTTCCTCAGACTAGCGCCCTCCAGGCTGACTTCCACTGCGAGCCGTGTGGTCAGAACTTCCACTCCCTGCGCGCTCTGTCCTCCCACCGCCGGACTCACACTTGCGACAGGCCCTATCACTGTGGAGTGTGCGGGCAGGCCTTTGCCCAGAGCGGCCAGCTGGCCCGTCACATAAGGAGCCATCACAGGGAGGCTGGAAGTGGAGGAAGTGGATATGAGTCGGTGGAGATGGTCGTGATGGAGGAGGATGTAGGGAGGCAGGGGATGAGAGGGAGGTTTCAAATGCAGCCAGTTGGAACCATGGGAAAGGGAGACTTGAAAGCTCAGGGCCCGTCCGAGCTAGACCTGAAGCTGCCCAAACACCCCGCCATAGCTTCAGGCCTGATGCTGCTGACCTCGCAGGTTAGACCGGCAGACAGGGAGCTACTGAGGCTGTACCAGCGCCAGAGAGAGGTGGgagatggaggggaggaggaggcagaggggcAGGGGGAGCCTCAGCACACCTCACCCTGCGCCAGCCCCTCTGAAGGCTCGCTGGAGAGCGGAGAGACAGGGGGCAGCGGTGAGAGTGGTATTGCTAGTGGCAACTGCACGCCCAAACGGCCAGAGATGGGCGACAGAGTGCGAGGAGTTGGAGAGTGGGAGAATGAAAGAGGAGAGGTCatagagagggagacagagtggAGCGAGGTTGTGCAAGAATGGCAGAGGGAGAATGAGCGGAGGAGTGTAGGAGGAGGTGTCAGCAGCGGAggaaacaacaataacaacaatactACTGCCGGTTCAGCTGGTAAGAAGAAGAAAGACGAAGCCTGCGAGTATTGTGGTAAGCAGTTCAGGAACAGCAGCAACCTGACTGTACACCGCCGCAGCCACACAGGTGAACGGCCCTACCGCTGCGGCCTCTGCAACTACGCCTGCGCTCAGAGTTCAAAGTTAACGCGCCACATGAAGACCCACGGCGCCCAGGGAGCTAAGGCTTCCTTTTTGTGTCAGTTGTGCGCGGTGCCCTTCACCGTCTACGCCACTCTGGAGAAACACCTGAAGAAAGTCCACGGCCTGAGTCACGCCAGTGTAGGAGCGTACGCACAGGCCAGCGCCGCAGACACTTTGGCTGCTATAAAAGCTGAAGAAGTAGTGGTGGTGAAAATGGAGGAGGATGAAGCCAGTTTGGATCAGATAGAAATGGAGAGCAAAATGCAGAGTGATGTGGTGAAAAGcatggaggtggaggaggggcaAAGCCAAGCGGCATGTGTGGAGAACAGAGGGAGTCCAGCCATAGTGGGGGATCTCCCACCTGAGAGCAACGCAGAGGTGAGCTTAGCTTTGACTTCTGCGCCATGA